The Mucilaginibacter gracilis genomic interval AAAACCGTGATATAAGGGTTGGAGGCGGTTTGCAAAATAGCTAGCCCTGTACCCTGGATAAACAACCCCAATAAAAACAGCGGGTAGATGCGGGTTATAGCCGCCGGTATAAAAACCAAGGCTCCAATAGCCATAATGAACAAACCAAGCGCCATTCCCTTTTTAAAGCCGGTATACTTTAAAATTATACCAGAAGGTATGGCCATTACAAAATAGGAAATGTAAAAAGCAAAGGCTACCAGCAGCGACTCTTTATTGTTTAACCTGCAAGCCATTTTTAAATAGGGTATCAATATCGAGTTCAGCCAGGTTACAAAACCGAAGATGAAAAATAAGGCACCGATGATGAGTATCGGCGGGAGGCCGTTACTTTTTACCCGTTTAGCTGCTATTGCTGATGGTTGATGGTTTTCACGCATATTTTGTTTTTATTGCTGTATAGTTTGATACCGTATGATAATAAATAAGCTCATCCATTGGCAACGGTATGAGCATGCCTGTTTCTTTCTATTTAAAATTCCCACCGTTTAAAAGCTTCAATAGCTTCGTAATTGGCCAAGCCAAGGCCATCGTAAGCTTTGGCGGTTTCACTGGTGCGCTGTTCGGCACGTACCCAAAACTCGCGTGCGTCGTCACCCGGGAATACCGGTATATCTTTTTGCGACTGGTGTTTAAATATCGCTAATCGCTTACGTTCAACCTCTTGCGGTGATAACGGTACGGCCATTTCTATTTCGTGTATCTCAAACTCGTGCCAGGCACCTCTGTACAGCCACAGCCAGCAATCTTTTACCCAGCTTTCGGTAGTTTTTAAACGGGTTAATGCCTGCAGTATAATGTCAAAGCAAACTTTATGTGTGCCATGCGGATCAGCAAAATCGCCTGCGGCAAATACCTGCTGTGGTTTAACTGAATTCAGTAATTCCATTGTTTGGATGATGTCATCCTCGTAGCTTACCGTTTTCTGCGCTTTTAACCTATCGTAAAAAGGCAGGTTCTGAAAATGAATATTACCATCGGGTAAACCTGCGAAACGCGCACCCGCTATTGCCTCTCCTTTACGAATCAAGCCCTTAATGGTTTGAATCGGTTGGGTATCGGCCTGGTTAGGTAGTTTTGCTTCGAAGAACGAACGCATTTGCTTATAAAATAATTCCTGTTCGGAGGTCTCACGGCCCTCGCTTTTCGCCAGATCGATCGAAAACTCAACATAGCGCAACGCATCATCATCCCAAACTGCGGTATTACCCGATGTTTGATAGGCTACATGCACCTCGTGTCCCTGGTCGGCTAAACGGATGAAGGTCCCTCCCATTGATATCACATCGTCATCAGGGTGCGGCGAAAACACAATAGAACGTTTTTTTGCAGGTTCGGCACGTTCGGGGCGCTGGCTGTCATCGGCATTGGGTTTACCACCCGGCCAGCCGGTTATGGTATGCTGTATTCCATTGAATATGTTAATATTAATATCATAAACAGGGCCCTGCTGGGTAGCCAATTGCGCCATGCCATGCGTATTGTAATCTTCTTCGGTTAGTTTCAGGATAGGCTTATTCAAGGTTTGCGCCAGCCAAACCACTGCTTTTTTGATCAAAACTTCGTCCCACCGGCAATCTTTTACAAGCCAGGGGGTATTGAAACGGGTGAGTTCGGAAGCTGAGCCGGTATCTAAAATAAACTCCACGCGATCGGATAACTGCAAATAGGTCGCAGGTACATCCGATGAAATTTCGCCTTCTACCGCTTTTTTTATGATGGCCGCTTTTTTTTCGCTCCAGGCCATCAGGATGATTTCTTTTGCTTTGAAGATGGTACCAATACCCATAGTGACAGCTTTGTTAGGAACGTTTTCCTTACCTCCAAAATCTCGGGAGGCGTCTCTTCTGGTCAGGTCATCGAGCGTGACCAGCCGGGTGCCCGAATTTGGCGCAGACCCGGGTTCGTTAAAGCCGATGTGCCCGGTACGCCCTATACCTAATAACTGCACATCAAGACCACCAAAATGATTTATTTTTTGCTCATATTCATAACAAAAGGCCTGGACGAATTCCTGTTTGAGATTACCGTCGGGTATATGGATATTGCTTTTGTTGATATCCACGTGGTTAAATAAATTCTCATTCATGAAAGTGACATAGCTCTGAACCGCATCAGGTTTCATCGGGAAGTACTCATCCAGGTTAAAAGTAACTACGTTTTTAAAACTTAAGCCTTCTTCGCGATGTAAGCGGATCAGCTCTTTATAAACGTTGATCGGCGTAACGCCGGTAGCCAAACCCAGAACAGCGTTTTCGCTATTCTCTTGTTTTTTTATGATGATGTCCGCAATCCGGCGGGCAACACGTTGGCTTGCTTCAATCTGGTTCGCAAATACCTTTACCGGTAATTTTTCAAAGCGTGTTTCTTCGAGTAAATTTAATCGTGACATATAAGTTTAGTAGCTGACCGTAATTGATCAGTGATTATTAGTTTGTTGTTCTGCCGTTAAGGGTTCGGGGGTTCTGAGCGGATCATAAGGATCGTAATAATAGATCTTATCCTTTTGATAAAGTTTGAATTGCTCTTTTACACGATCTTTGAATTTGGCAAGGTCCTTTTGTTCATCAAAGCCCCAGGCAACTTCGGCCAGCGCGGTAATTCGCGGGAAAAGCATGTATTGTAACTTGGCTTCGGTTAAAATATTCTCCGTCCATAAAGCTGCCTGTACGCCCAATACCTGTTTCTGTTGCGCGGCTGTAATGGGCAGGGTGCTGGTATTAAAGCTGTAAAGCTTATCTAAGGGTATATAAGCGCCTTGCCATCTGCGGCCAAAGCGTTGGGTGGTATCCTGCACAAAATCAAAGTAAAATGGCAGGCGCGGGCATAAAACCACCGGGTATCCTTTATCCAAAGCCTTTTTTAATTGTGCGGGTTTATCATGCCTCCACCAAAAAATAATCGTTTTATCGGCAGGGAGGTCGCAGTCTGCGGCTTCGTCCCAAAGCAATACTTTATTGTTCAGTTTAAAAATGGTATCGGCCATGCGCATGGTAAAATAATGCTCAACGGCTAACAGGTTTGGCAATTTTTTTTCTTGCATTAGCTGTTTAACGTTGGCGTCGGTTTTCCATTTTTCGTTGCCGAAGTTCACTTCGTCGCCACCCAAATGAATCATTTGAGAGGGGAACAAAGCATCGGTTTCCTTCAGTATATTGCTCAGGTAACTGTAGGTTGAATCGTTACCGGGATTAAAGGTAAAGTCGGGGTTTTTAGCCGAACCTCCCCCGCTAAACGCCGGGTAAGCACGGTTTGCCGCGCTGGCATGGCCGGGCATATCAACCTCGGGTATTACATCAATAAAGCGTTCGTTGGCGTAGGCTATAACCTCTTTAATATCTTCTTGGGTATAATATTGTGCCGGGGCAAATTTATCGGTATAATTGCCTATGCCGCCCGTAAGCGTCAATAAAGGATAAGCCTTGATCTGCATTCGCCAGCCAGGCTCGTCGGTAAGGTGCCAGTGTAGTTTGTTCAGCTTGTAAAAAGCCATCCAGTCGAGCAGTTGCTTTACGGTTTGCTTGCCCCAAAAGTGCCGCGACTCATCTAATAACAACCCCCGCCAGGCGTAACGTGGCTGGTCGGTAATAGTCCAGCAACTAATGGTTGGGGTACTCTCCTTTACATCGCCAACCCGTATTAGTTGCATTAACGAACTGATGCCGTAAAATACCCCCTGGTTAGTTGCAGCGGTAATTTTTATACCCGTTGGCTTAACCTCAAGTATGTAGGCTTCGGCTTTGGTTAAATTGAATTTCGCATCAATATTGAGGCTAATAGCCGGGCCCGTAGCTTGCTGCTGCACACTCAAGGTAAGCCCGCTGTATTTAAGCAATTGCTGCTGCAGATAATTAGCCTGTGCCTGCAATTGCTGCACATTGTAAAGTATGGCCACAGCATTGCTTACCTTAAAATTACCCACCACAGCCTGGATATGATTTGGCAGTGGAATAATAGGGCAGTCCTGGCCAAATGCATAACACTCAACAAATACAAACAGAATCAATAAAAGCTTTTTCATAATTATCTCTGCTGCTAATGGTGGTTATTAGTATTATTTAGTTTTAGCATTTCGCTCCCGGCTAACAAAAACGCGCCAACGCCATAAACTTCGGTATCGTCAAAACTCACCTTTTCGGGCGAGGCGCCTATTGGCTGCACATAACCCAGCTTACCATCCGGATGTACCGAACTTGTTAAGGCCACCCAAGCCCTTTTAACCACCGGAGCATATTTTTTGCGCGGCAAAATATTATGGTTTATACCCCAGGTTAAGGCATAGCAAAACAAGCCCGTCCCGCTGGTTTCCTTCACGGGATAGCTTTCAGGGTCTAACAAACTGGCGTGCCATGTTCCGTCCGGCTGTTGCAAACTGGCTATCTTTTGCGCTAACTCTTTATATTGTTTAATCAGCTTGGTTTTGTTGGCATTAGTATTGGGCATAGTTTGCAATACATTAACCAAACCCGCTATTACCCAGCCGTTGCCCCTGCTCCAAAATACCTTTTTTCCATTTTTTTCCTTTTGGGTAAAATATCGGCTATCCCTAAAAAATAAATGTTCGTTGTTGTCGTACAAGTAGTCGCTTGTTTTCCACCAAAGCTTGCAGGCCTGGTTTAAATATTGGGGGTTGCCGGTTACCTTGCTTAAATTGGACAGGCCTGCCGGGCCCATATACAGGGCATCGCACCAAGCCCATTCGCGCAGGTATATTTTGTTTACCCATAA includes:
- the nagB gene encoding glucosamine-6-phosphate deaminase, with translation MSRLNLLEETRFEKLPVKVFANQIEASQRVARRIADIIIKKQENSENAVLGLATGVTPINVYKELIRLHREEGLSFKNVVTFNLDEYFPMKPDAVQSYVTFMNENLFNHVDINKSNIHIPDGNLKQEFVQAFCYEYEQKINHFGGLDVQLLGIGRTGHIGFNEPGSAPNSGTRLVTLDDLTRRDASRDFGGKENVPNKAVTMGIGTIFKAKEIILMAWSEKKAAIIKKAVEGEISSDVPATYLQLSDRVEFILDTGSASELTRFNTPWLVKDCRWDEVLIKKAVVWLAQTLNKPILKLTEEDYNTHGMAQLATQQGPVYDININIFNGIQHTITGWPGGKPNADDSQRPERAEPAKKRSIVFSPHPDDDVISMGGTFIRLADQGHEVHVAYQTSGNTAVWDDDALRYVEFSIDLAKSEGRETSEQELFYKQMRSFFEAKLPNQADTQPIQTIKGLIRKGEAIAGARFAGLPDGNIHFQNLPFYDRLKAQKTVSYEDDIIQTMELLNSVKPQQVFAAGDFADPHGTHKVCFDIILQALTRLKTTESWVKDCWLWLYRGAWHEFEIHEIEMAVPLSPQEVERKRLAIFKHQSQKDIPVFPGDDAREFWVRAEQRTSETAKAYDGLGLANYEAIEAFKRWEF
- a CDS encoding beta-N-acetylhexosaminidase, encoding MKKLLLILFVFVECYAFGQDCPIIPLPNHIQAVVGNFKVSNAVAILYNVQQLQAQANYLQQQLLKYSGLTLSVQQQATGPAISLNIDAKFNLTKAEAYILEVKPTGIKITAATNQGVFYGISSLMQLIRVGDVKESTPTISCWTITDQPRYAWRGLLLDESRHFWGKQTVKQLLDWMAFYKLNKLHWHLTDEPGWRMQIKAYPLLTLTGGIGNYTDKFAPAQYYTQEDIKEVIAYANERFIDVIPEVDMPGHASAANRAYPAFSGGGSAKNPDFTFNPGNDSTYSYLSNILKETDALFPSQMIHLGGDEVNFGNEKWKTDANVKQLMQEKKLPNLLAVEHYFTMRMADTIFKLNNKVLLWDEAADCDLPADKTIIFWWRHDKPAQLKKALDKGYPVVLCPRLPFYFDFVQDTTQRFGRRWQGAYIPLDKLYSFNTSTLPITAAQQKQVLGVQAALWTENILTEAKLQYMLFPRITALAEVAWGFDEQKDLAKFKDRVKEQFKLYQKDKIYYYDPYDPLRTPEPLTAEQQTNNH
- a CDS encoding glycoside hydrolase family 88/105 protein, with protein sequence MMMKRSYNLLLIVFLLFGGFGAKASGYNAAKPGDSVYAIMKKVADWQWKKLETDGWKNPKTDWTNGVMYTGMMAWSKIARNDSYYKKLIDVGNSLNWKIGPDRHFADDYCIAQMYAQLYGIYKNPLYIADFKSMADSLVAAPHTEPLLWVNKIYLREWAWCDALYMGPAGLSNLSKVTGNPQYLNQACKLWWKTSDYLYDNNEHLFFRDSRYFTQKEKNGKKVFWSRGNGWVIAGLVNVLQTMPNTNANKTKLIKQYKELAQKIASLQQPDGTWHASLLDPESYPVKETSGTGLFCYALTWGINHNILPRKKYAPVVKRAWVALTSSVHPDGKLGYVQPIGASPEKVSFDDTEVYGVGAFLLAGSEMLKLNNTNNHH